Proteins found in one Channa argus isolate prfri chromosome 7, Channa argus male v1.0, whole genome shotgun sequence genomic segment:
- the LOC137130077 gene encoding uncharacterized protein isoform X3, with translation MESTIQSNSGPNPVTTATIQQPPDTGTEAEPAQSEADAQEKKDTTAASVETETAITPQENETRMQTEETPATVAVTQALENETDVQPQSEPSENFGEMEIDCASKLSVFTEPDTNSNSKRDVQKAKKEDKCVRDGRKYVPSKKAMIDPLKMDMSKPLVMPLTSSQLSLQCIECHIIFSDHKSKERHLKSSHPAEYEQCILRNALFACYVCDRHFTNSIELMAHQKAHIEKKPFKCPICGQAFNKSSELTLHKKIHFGRDGYACTDCGKPCKTLTLLKYHRRTHTGERPYVCKECGKRFTMSKALQKHIVLHFSEVPEGNEEDMTAKAQLKKNDGAPIVKYSCSICKATFKSTKTRLHHMKTKHNVLPSAASNDLPVEQQVKPTTPIITPISICQPALLQVEPNGPLQKVDANIDTEQICRLIESLGNVQKVNQVVILGQVPPHAPPLEVQQITQPEEPVNLNLSPPQIDFIGLQQSELKLTEINSSNNPCDSMEQTIILEPITPDGQLENPSFSELASHIVTGENIEVTLIQTEQIQRPVGEVMHQIFQQSELSAIQSDPVNEIVCQNEVADFKQDLEQTVILELTPALIPTVELEQSQSVPQNEIPSSSLVSTTELEKTPGNTPDQTVLDEQELSLSVPPLIPTVELELTPLQTEQQDLPTCPLIPPDTLTQTLSESQTTPKEVVDSQIQTVNLDEVHCVMNAATLQDAQQEPSENLQAQEENLSELDNSSVKERVPSQESKQVPQITDLPVNVISAQELVKVRKRKPPRAFIFQGYMQELVGSLYKDDLQVDVKPAKRQRTKKSHLVVKFGPQNQEKKNKKQKKPSLQHQATEEEKIKTNVPKKKITSQKKGRKEKKDKMAGQLVSTAKIKSISLTQVQQVQQIKEDARKNKIKRQKEEVRENVTHISEHKTAPMPVFKKKKQAKILQKNKPKTQNDIRRKKNLAKEEKVNTKTTAASADVSGQQITQESLLLLKGHKQPQLKVHKLDPAKASGKTQKMSPQDSQTMCYQSKDKKHPTSEPTNNLKAEFKKKGGRPKKSQKALSLLSSLQVSRQPPETLPNKQKTTRKRKASLRVETEGVITSSHSKRALECKDCGERFSEVSSLQKHKAIVHIVESPGLTYTNGNIFEGVSKLDLYQLPKQHDKVVGVMNTATDWDTEPEMALEDKERSVSFPALIPSPSLPLPASDVDVSIYDKAGSKMEANDQSHTSPEGTSPSDEFKNSEASQNVSSDSAVSASTQIKSLETGEPIELDISNQEVGYSKHVNSKSEDQAITGEDIKEDLLLEVDVITVGEQNERDDSTSLVIIPQNESRGDCNSDGGSSEPLLAPGIDDKTSEKSPASQTVSCSTRQVEIKEEEEEEEEEMLVQMKKGGEGSVTRNATRGKRRGTGGRKRRVMSKHVSDTDSVKDTEPEKEQEESQLVNEKHAITDSEFDGTKTSQPETIPNFDDKPAATTACLPSIPSTRRESQEESPAEEDVFELESVTTIVDEVIDERRLQEENDRESDQSLCIIMEEFLPSGQRTTAEKEPCLLTTRTNVRHGLDIAENEVQVSRSKDIKVEENISDLSLAAPTCQNKLSVDVQPQHHHDIRTVLVKEETALVLNDAQASQGSGHIRWNVEPVNNKNTATPYEETSATQEYLETRVRRLVSEPDVSDFPDRQDLGAEANAEVLHSPDLRDLLHQSLGEEDMDDFGLSDPHLDSEAEVMACFYKNQTSNRSQPDQMLHNFPTSSSQPEAQRDEKRTREPIDYFCQYFGWDTWVEIVNCTNILSNMPNTITAREVAQYVGIHIAMGTLKFPSLRLYWEDLTKVPLIAEAMPLSRFLELSRILKLAYPAKDAVNNNAWEERHDGDFQSVQQGKTLLSRPSVISQHSDRQRQEDMQNDLSCSKTQTDPLWKVQPLLCRFKAGCESLRREGDYAVDQYLLPLIGKIHSNKLSLYSTTLIGFGGMLLNVDLKLDRSDKEDAIEKMVPKGSMLFLCKQELSTPAMLERLLVAGVHGAGRVGGARGQIGDEFVSSDGKLMLRRSHCGFILSTAGNGQRNMAALIDNFERAQMSARLNRDLLNLYSIPLTTTAPACWPKAVLWYLTDLALVNSWLLYRQDYRAASAPLTLMAFRLEVSKALILSSGSDTQDSVPPQPPLDTAHTTNEIPNPRLIEECPLPDAAIRYDGAGHWPEQLGEGEGGRCRYGDCHRTSRVLCLKCCVFLCISRNHNCFLNFHNQGSLGKE, from the exons ATGGAGAGTACTATCCAGTCAAACAGTGGGCCAAACCCTGTGACCACAGCAACCATACAGCAACCACCAGACACTGGGACTGAGGCTGAGCCAGCACAAAGTGAAGCAGATGCACAAGAAAAGAAGGATACAACTGCAGCTTCTGTAGAGACTGAAACAGCAATCACACCACAGGAAAATGAGACTCGGATGCAAACAGAAGAAACACCTGCAACTGTGGCAGTCACACAAGCTTTGGAGAATGAGACCGATGTTCAGCCACAGAGTGAGCCCTCAGAAAACTTTGGAGAGATGGAGATAGACTGTGCTTCAAAGCTGAGTGTTTTCACAGAGCCTGATACAAATTCAAATTCTAAGCGTGATGTGCAAAAGGCAAAGAAAGAGGATAAATGTGTTCGTGATGGTAGGAAATATGTTCCTTCCAAGAAGGCCATGATAGACCCTCTGAAGATGGACATGTCAAAGCCATTGGTGATGCCTCTCACAT CATCTCAGCTCTCACTGCAGTGCATTGAGTGCCACATAATCTTCAGTGATCACAAAAGCAAAGAGCGTCATCTAAAGTCAAGCCACCCAGCAGAATATGAACAATGCATACTGAGGAATGCCCTTTTTGCTTGTTATGTTTGTGACCGACATTTCACAAACTCCATAGAGCTCATGGCCCACCAGAAAGCCCACATAGAGAAGAAACCCTTCAAGTGTCCAATCTGTGGTCAGGCCTTTAACAAGTCATCAGAGCTTACTCTTCATAAAAAAATTCATTTTGGCCGGGATGGTTATGCCTGCACTGACTGTGGCAAACCATGTAAAACGCTGACATTGCTGAAGTATCACCGCCGCACACACACTGGAGAGAGACCATATGTTTGCAAGGAATGTGGAAAAAGGTTCACGATGTCAAAAGCTCTCCAGAAACATATTGTGTTACACTTCTCAGAGGTACCTGAAGGAAATGAGGAAGACATGACAGCAAAggcacaactgaaaaaaaatgatg GTGCCCCTATAGTAAAGTATTCTTGTTCCATATGCAAGGCTACTTTCAAGAGTACCAAGACACGACTACATCACATGAAAACTAAGCACAATGTGTTGCCTTCTGCAGCCAGTAATGACCTCCCAGTTGAGCAGCAAGTGAAACCAACTACACCTATTATAACTCCAATATCAATTTGCCAACCAGCACTACTACAGGTGGAGCCCAATGGACCTCTGCAAAAAGTTGATGCCAATATTGACACAGAGCAGATATGTAGACTCATCGAATCTTTAGGCAATGTTCAGAAAGTGAACCAAGTTGTCATATTGGGGCAGGTGCCTCCTCATGCCCCACCACTGGAAGTGCAGCAGATAACACAACCAGAAGAACCAGTAAATTTGAATCTCAGTCCACCACAGATAGATTTCATAGGTCTGCAACAGTCAGAATTAAAGCTAACTGAAATAAACTCCTCAAACAACCCATGTGATTCAATGGAGCAAACAATTATACTGGAACCCATTACACCAGATGGACAGTTGGAAAACCCTTCTTTCTCAGAACTAGCTTCCCACATAGTCACAGGTGAAAATATAGAGGTAACACTAATTCAGACTGAACAAATACAGAGACCTGTGGGAGAGGTAATGCACCAGATCTTTCAACAATCTGAGCTTAGTGCAATTCAGTCTGACCCTGTGAATGAAATAGTTTGTCAGAATGAGGTAGCTGATTTCAAACAAGACCTTGAGCAAACAGTCATATTAGAACTTACCCCTGCCTTGATACCAACGGTTGAGCTGGAACAATCCCAATCAGTGCCACAAAATGAAATCCCATCCTCCTCGCTGGTATCAACTACTGAACTAGAGAAGACTCCTGGCAATACTCCAGATCAGACTGTATTAGATGAGCAGGAGCTCAGCTTGTCAGTCCCCCCACTCATACCTACAGTTGAGTTAGAGCTGACCCCTCTACAGACAGAGCAACAGGACCTTCCTACCTGCCCTTTGATTCCACCggacacacttacacaaactCTAAGTGAATCTCAAACCACTCCCAAAGAAGTAGTTGACTCACAGATTCAAACAGTTAATCTAGATGAGGTCCACTGTGTGATGAATGCAGCCACACTCCAAGATGCACAACAAGAACCATCTGAAAATTTACAGGCACAAGAGGAGAACCTGTCTGAATTGGACAACAGTTCTGTTAAAGAAAGGGTTCCATCACAGGAAAGCAAACAGGTGCCCCAGATTACAGATTTACCAGTGAATGTAATTTCAGCTCAAGAATTAGTAAAAGTGCGCAAAAGAAAGCCACCTAGAGCATTTATCTTTCAAGGTTATATGCAAGAACTAGTTGGATCCCTGTACAAAGATGATTTACAGGTTGATGTGAAACCTGCCAAACgccaaagaacaaaaaagtctCATCTTGTTGTTAAATTTGGTCCACAAAaccaagagaagaaaaacaagaaacaaaaaaagcccTCACTGCAGCATCAGgcaacagaggaagaaaagatcaaaacaaatgtcccaaagaaaaaaataacatcacaGAAGAagggaagaaaggaaaaaaaagacaagatggCAGGACAATTGGTATCTAcagccaaaataaaatcaatttcatTAACCCAGGTCCAACAGGTGCAACAAATCAAAGAGGAtgcaaggaaaaataaaataaaaaggcaaaaagaagaAGTGAGGGAAAATGTGACACACATAAGTGAGCATAAAACAGCACCCATGcctgtatttaaaaagaaaaaacaagcaaagattttgcaaaaaaataagcCTAAAACCCAAAATGATattaggagaaagaaaaacctggcaaaagaggaaaaagttaatacaaaaacaactgcagcttCAGCAGATGTATCTGGTCAACAAATAACACAAGAATCTCTGCTTCTACTAAAAGGGCATAAACAGCCCCAACTGAAAGTTCACAAGCTAGACCCTGCAAAAGCTTCAGGCAAAACACAGAAGATGTCACCCCAGGATTCCCAAACAATGTGCTACCAGAGTAAAGACAAGAAACATCCAACCAGTGAGCCTACAAATAATCTCAAAGCagaatttaagaaaaaaggaggaaggCCCAAAAAGAGCCAGAAAGCTCTTTCATTGTTGTCCTCTCTACAGGTATCTCGTCAACCACCTGAGACGCTACCTAACAAGCAAAAGACCACCAGGAAGCGTAAAGCCTCCCTAAGAGTAGAAACTGAAGGGGTAATAACTTCTTCTCATTCCAAACGTGCCTTAGAGTGTAAGGACTGTGGAGAGAGATTTAGTGAAGTCTCATCCCTCCAGAAACACAAGGCAATAGTGCATATTGTAGAGAGCCCTGGTCTTACTTACACCAATGGCAACATTTTTGAAGGGGTCTCAAAGTTGGATCTTTACCAGCTTCCAAAACAGCATGATAAAGTTGTTGGGGTGATGAATACTGCTACAGACTGGGATACAGAACCAGAGATGGCATTAGAAGACAAAGAGCGTAGTGTGTCTTTTCCAGCTTTGATTCCATCCCCATCTTTACCTCTTCCTGCTTCAGATGTTGATGTGAGCATCTATGATAAGGCTGGAAGTAAAATGGAAGCAAATGATCAATCTCATACCTCTCCAGAAGGTACCTCACCATctgatgaatttaaaaatagtgaGGCCTCTCAAAATGTTTCATCTGATTCTGCTGTAAGTGCCTCTACTCAGATAAAGAGTTTGGAGACAGGGGAGCCAATAGAATTAGACATCTCCAACCAAGAAGTTGGTTATTCAAAGCATGTCAACTCAAAATCTGAAGACCAGGCTATTACAGGTGAAGACATTAAGGAGGATTTACTTCTCGAGGTAGATGTAATCACTGTTGGAGAACAGAATGAAAGAGATGATTCAACTTCTTTAGTAATTATACCCCAAAATGAATCAAGGGGTGACTGTAATTCTGATGGTGGAAGCAGTGAACCACTTTTAGCACCTGGGATAGATgataaaacaagtgaaaaaagtCCTGCTTCACAGACTGTGTCATGCTCCACACGTCAAGTAGAGAtcaaggaagaagaagaagaggaagaagaagaaatgttggTCCAGATGAAGAAAGGAGGGGAAGGAAGTGTAACTAGAAATGCTACAAGAGGTAAGAGACGAGGAACAGGAGGTAGAAAACGCCGTGTGATGTCAAAGCATGTTTCAGATACAGATAGTGTCAAAGACACAGAACctgaaaaagaacaagaagaatCTCAAttagtaaatgaaaaacatgcaattactgaTTCAGAATTTGATGGCACAAAGACTTCACAGCCAGAGACCATTCCTAATTTTGATGACAAACCTGCTGCCACTACTGCATGTTTGCCGTCAATACCCTCTACAAGGAGGGAGTCTCAAGAGGAGTCTCCTGCAGAGGAAGATGTTTTTGAGTTGGAATCCGTTACCACTATTGTTGATGAAGTAATCGATGAAAGACGACTGCAAGAGGAAAATGACAGGGAGTCCGACCAGTCTCTATGCATCATAATGGAGGAGTTTCTCCCTTCTGGACAGAGAACAACTGCTGAAAAAGAGCCATGCTTGTTGACCACAAGGACCAATGTAAGACAT GGTTTGGACATTGCTGAGAATGAAGTACAAGTCTCTCGGAGCAAGGACATTAAGGTGGAAGAGAATATCTCAGATCTTTCTCTCGCTGCACCCACATGTCAAAATAAACTGAGTGTTGATGTGCAGCCACAGCACCATCATGACATAAGGACTGTTCTGGTGAAAGAAGAGACTGCTCTTGTGCTGAATGATGCTCAGGCCTCACAGGGCAGCGGACACATCAGGTGGAACGTGGAGCCagtcaataataaaaacactgctaCACCAT ATGAAGAGACCTCTGCCACACAAGAATACCTGGAAACACGAGTGAGAAGACTGGTGTCAGAACCAGATGTCAGTGACTTTCCAGATAGACAAG ATCTTGGAGCAGAAGCAAATGCTGAAGTGCTCCATTCCCCAGACCTCAGAGACCTTCTTCACCAGAGTTTGGGTGAAGAGGATATGGATGATTTTGGACTGTCTGATCCTCATCTTGACTCTGAAGCAGAAGTGATGGCTTGTTTCTACAAGAACCAAACCAGCAACAGATCTCAGCCAGATCAAATGTTACACAA TTTTCCAACTTCAAGTAGTCAACCTGAAGCccaaagagatgaaaaaaggACTAGAGAGCCCATTGATTACTTCTGCCAGTATTTTGGTTGGGATACCTGGGTAGAGATTGTCAATTGCACAAATATACTATCCAACATGCCTAACACAATCACAGCCAGAGAGGTTGCACAGTATGTCGGGATCCACATTGCAATGGGAACTCTGAAG tttccCAGTCTAAGGCTGTATTGGGAAGACTTGACTAAAGTGCCCTTGATTGCTGAGGCCATGCCCCTTTCTCGTTTCCTCGAGCTTTCTCGCATTTTGAAGCTAGCTTATCCTGCAAAGGATGCTGTCAACAATAATGCTTGGGAAGAGAGACATGATGGTGACTTTCAAAGTGTGCAGCAAGGTAAAACTCTGCTAAGCAGGCCAAGTGTAATTTCACAGCACAGTGATAGGCAGAGGCAAGAGGACATGCAAAATGATTTAAGctgttcaaaaacacaaacagatccCCTGTGGAAGGTTCAGCCTTTATTGTGCCGTTTCAAAGCAGGGTGTGAGTCACTGAGGAGAGAGGGTGATTATGCAGTTGACCAATATCTACTTCCTTTGATAGGGAAGATTCACAGTAACAAGCTGTCTCTCTACAGCACTACATTAATTGGATTTGGTGGTATGCTGTTAAACGTGGATCTCAAATTGGATCGCTCAGACAAAGAAGACGCCATAGAAAAAATGGTCCCAAAAGGTAGTATGCTGTTTCTTTGTAAACAGGAACTCTCCACCCCTGCAATGCTAGAACGCCTACTAGTTGCTGGGGTTCATGGTGCAGGTAGGGTAGGAGGAGCACGTGGACAGATTGGGGATGAGTTTGTGAGCTCAGATGGGAAGCTGATGTTACGCAGATCACACTGTGGATTCATACTTTCTACTGCAGGAAATGGCCAAAGGAACATGGCTGCTCTCATCGACAACTTCGAGAGAGCCCAGATGTCGGCTCGTCTCAACAGAGATTTGCTAAATCTTTACTCTATTCCCCTCACGACCACAGCACCAGCCTGCTGGCCTAAAGCAGTGCTTTGGTACCTAACAGATCTGGCACTGGTCAACTCCTGGCTCCTGTACCGTCAGGACTACAGGGCAGCATCTGCACCTTTGACTCTTATGGCCTTCAGATTGGAGGTGTCCAAGGCTTTGATCCTCTCTAGCGGCTCTGACACACAGGACTCAGTTCCCCCTCAACCCCCCCTAGACACGGCACATACAACAAATGAAATCCCCAATCCCAGGCTGATAGAGGAATGTCCTCTGCCAGATGCAGCTATTCGGTATGATGGTGCAGGCCACTGGCCAGAGCAGCTTGGAGAGGGAGAAGGGGGTAGGTGTCGTTATGGAGACTGTCACCGAACATCTCGAGTACTATGCCTTAAgtgctgtgtgtttctttgtatcTCACGCAACCACAATTGCTTTTTGAATTTCCATAATCAAGGAAGTTTGGGGAAAGAGTAg